DNA from Oryzisolibacter sp. LB2S:
AAGCGCTCGCCGGCATCGACGCCGTCGTACCAACCCCAGGGACGGTAGACCTTGCGGTGCAGCAGGCCTTCGGCGCTACCCTCGCGCCTGAGGCGCTCCACGATCTGCTTGACATCCTGGGTGTGACGCTGATCGGCCACCAGCACCGCATCGGGCGTCTCCACCACCACAAGCCCCTTGACGCCGACGCATGCGAGAAGCCGGCCCGAAGACATGGCGAGCGTATCCGTACACCCTTGCAGCATCACCCTTCCGCGTGCCACGTTGCCGTCCTCGTCCTTGGGAAGGATCTGCCACAGCGCATCCCATGCCCCCACGTCGGACCACCCAGCGGACAGCGGCAGCACCACCCCCTGTGGCATTCCCGCCACCGCCTGCCCGCCAGCCAGTCGCTCCATCACGGCATAGTCGATGGAATCGCTCGGACATGCGGCAAACGCCTCGGCATCCACGCGCTGAAACGACATGTCGGCAGCGCCGCCTGCCCACGCGGCCTCGCATGCCTGCAGGATGTCCGGCCGGCACAGGCGCAAGGCATTCAGCCACACCGATGCGCGCAGCACGAACAAGCCACTGTTCCAGAAGTAGTTGCCCTCCTGCAGGTAGCGCTCCGCCGTGGCGCGGTCGGGCTTTTCGACAAATCGCGCGATGCTTCGAGAGCCCTCGGCATCCACTGCGGCGCCGGCCTGTATGTAGCCGTACCCCGTCTCCGGCCGATCCGGCGTGATGCCGAAGGTGACGATGCACCCGTCCTGCGCCAGACGGGCCGCATGTTGCACGCCCGCCTGAAACGCCGCCACATCGGTCACCACATGGTCCGCAGGCATGACCAGCAGCACGGGGTCGTCACCCTGCGACTGCGCCGCCAATGCCGCCAGCGTCAAGGCAGGCGCGGTGTTGCGACCAACGGGCTCGAGCACGATGCGCCCCTGCCTGCCGATCAGCCGCAACTGCTCGGCCACCACAAAGCGGTACTCGTCGTTGCACACCACCAGATCGGGCGCCATGCGCAGACCGCTCAAACCCTCCAGACGACGCAATGTCGCCTGCAACAGGGAATCCTCCCCCAGGAAGGTGAGCAACTGCTTGGGATATTTCTCGCGCGACAGCGGCCACAGGCGCGTGCCCGAACCACCCGACAAGACTACTGGCTGTATCAACATGAGCTGCAGGCAATCCTTCAATCGGGAAAGAAAAAGGCCATCCGGGACGAGCCCCGGACGCCCACGGCGCTCATCCCCGGATGAGCACGCGCACGAGACGATTCGAGTTCTTGATGCGGCGCAGCATAACCGATGACCTCACCGGCCAAAACAAAGCAAATGTCATCCATGCGTTAAAGCCGAAAAAGTTACATCCAGACCCTCATCCTGACGGCAGGCCGCCCCTGAATCACCAATGCCCGCCTGGACACAGCCCCAGGACTCAGGGCCGTCACTCGACAGTCACGCTCTTGGCAAGGTTTCTGGGCTTGTCCACGTCCGTACCGCGTGCGCAGGCCGTGTGGTAGGCGAGCAGCTGCAGGGGGACGACATGGAGCAGCGGCGACAGGGCGCCATAGTGCTCGGGCATGCGGATCACGTGCATGCCCTCGCTGCTCTCGATGTTGGTGTTGGCGTCGGCCAGCACGTACAACACAC
Protein-coding regions in this window:
- a CDS encoding mannose-1-phosphate guanylyltransferase/mannose-6-phosphate isomerase, with translation MLIQPVVLSGGSGTRLWPLSREKYPKQLLTFLGEDSLLQATLRRLEGLSGLRMAPDLVVCNDEYRFVVAEQLRLIGRQGRIVLEPVGRNTAPALTLAALAAQSQGDDPVLLVMPADHVVTDVAAFQAGVQHAARLAQDGCIVTFGITPDRPETGYGYIQAGAAVDAEGSRSIARFVEKPDRATAERYLQEGNYFWNSGLFVLRASVWLNALRLCRPDILQACEAAWAGGAADMSFQRVDAEAFAACPSDSIDYAVMERLAGGQAVAGMPQGVVLPLSAGWSDVGAWDALWQILPKDEDGNVARGRVMLQGCTDTLAMSSGRLLACVGVKGLVVVETPDAVLVADQRHTQDVKQIVERLRREGSAEGLLHRKVYRPWGWYDGVDAGERFQVKRIMVKPGGTLSLQMHHHRAEHWIVVRGTARVTKGEEVFLLTENQSTYIPVGVTHRLENPGRLDLEMVEVQSGSYLGEDDIVRLGDVYGR